Part of the Candidatus Krumholzibacteriia bacterium genome, AGATCGTAGATGAGCACCCGGCCGGCAACCGAACAGATCAGCAGTTGGAGCTTCCCGTCGCCGTAGAGATCTGCGACGATGATGCTGCTGGCGCGGGAGCCGAGCGTGGTGACCTCCCAGGTCATCTTCAGAGCGCCATCGTCCATCGCATACACGTGCACGTGCCCGCTCTTGTCCGAGTAGATGAACTGGTAATCATCCTGACCGGGCGTGCCCACCTCCACGGCGAGCACGTAGCGGTCCGCGATACGGGAGAACGCCTCGATGTCCGTGACCGTTACGGCGTGGCCAGACCCGCATGCGAGCGAGACCGCCATAAAACAGGCAGCGATGACGACACGACTCATGTCCGCTCCTTCCGCGGTTGCCAGCGGCTCCCGCTAGAGTTTGATCTCCTTGACGAGGGCACCCACGTGTTCCACCGACACGTCCAGCAGGCGCCGCTCCTCCGGCTCCAGGGGAATCTCGATGACGCGTTCGACGCCGCCGGCGCCGATGACCACGGGCACGCCCACGTAGAGGCCATCCACGCCGTACTCACCTTCCAGGTGAGCGGCGCACGCCAGCACGCGCTTCTTGTCCTTGAGGTAGGACTCCGCCATGGCGACGGCCGCGGCCGCCGGCGAGTAGAATGCGCTGCCGGTCTTGAGCAGTTCGACGATCTCGCCGCCCGCAAAGCGCGTGCGCTTGACGATGCGGTCGATCACGTCCTTCTTCATCAGAACCGGCAGTGGAATGCCGGCCACGGTGCAGTACCGCGGCAGGGGCACCATTTCGTCGCCGTGGCCGCCCAGCACGAACGCGGTCACGTCTTCGACGCTCACGCCGAGCTCCATGGCCACAAAGGTGCGAAACCGCGCGGAGTCCAGCACGCCCGCCATCCCGACCACGTGTGAGCGCGGGAAGCCGGTGATCTTCTTCATGGTGTAGACCATGATGTCGAGCGGATTCGAAATGACGATTACGAACGCTTTCGGACAGTGCTCGCGAACGTTGGTCGACACCGTCTTCATGACCTCGAGGTTGCGGTTGAGGAGGTCGTCGCGGCTCATGCCGGGCTTGCGCGGGAAGCCGGCGGTTACGATGACCACATCCGCGCCGTTGATATCCTTGTAGTCGTTGGTGCCAGTGAGGTTGACGTCGTAGCCGTCGACGGGCCGCGACTCCATGAGGTCCAGCGCCTTGCCCTGGGGCATGCCTTCCACCACGTCGAAGATCACAATGTCGCCCAGTTCCCGCTGCGCGCACAGGAGCGCGAGCGTGCCGCCGATCTGGCCGCCGCCGATCAACGCAATTTTTCGCCGTGCCATGGGGGGAATCCTCCTTGGATTTCTTGTGTTATTGGGGATGATCGAGAGCCCCGGGCGGCCATGCGCATCTACGCCTTCGGGACGAACCCCGGGGCCGGGTGCGTCGCGGTCCGCCGAGTATACATGCTCCGGCGCGGGCCGGACCAGCGTGTTTTGACGCTGGCGGTGTGCCCCCGGCGCGGCTATACTCTTCGCATGCCCCCATTTCACCCACACCCAGGGGGTTCCCCGTGAAGCATTCCATTCGTTTCCTCGCCGCAGTGTCCGCATCCGTTCTGCTGGGGGCCGCGCTCGTGTCGTGCGGCGACGACGATCCCGCGGCGCCGCCTGCCGACGGGCCGTTCACCGGGACCATTCGCGTGCTCGATAACCGATTCTCACCCGCAAACGTCACCATCGCGGTCGGCGACAGCGTCACCTGGCGCTGGGACGGGTCCAATGCCCACTCGGTCGAGGAAGGCACCTCGCTCACCAACCCCACCCCCTTGTTCGACTCCGGCAACAAGACCAGTGGAACGTTTGGATATCGTTTCACCACCGCCGGTACCTATCCCTATTTCTGCCGCCCGCACTTCGCCGCCGGCATGACGGGTGTGGTCACTGTCCAGTAGGCGGTCCAGGGGCCCCGCGGGAGAAACCCACAATCGCCTGACGATGTCTCCCGCGCGGTTGACGTCAAGTCCCAATGGTTGGTAAGCTTATAACCATCTAAATCCAGACGCGGAGCGTCCGCCCCCGGCTCCGCAGCTTTGACCATCCCGGCCCGGAAAGATCAGGAACCCTCCCATGGTGACGACCCGACATCGTTTGCTGGGCGCTCTGGTACTGGCGCTGGCCTTGACCTCGTGTGGCGGTAACAGCACCGCACCCCCTGCGGACGATGGGCCCGATCCGGTCGGAACCATCACCACGTGGGCCGGAACCGGCAGCGCGGGCTTCAACGGCGAGAACATCGCCCGCCAGCAGATCCAGATGTACTGGCCCAACGATATCGAGTTCACGCCCACGCTGGGCACCTTCATCGTGGACTGGAACAACCACCGCATCCGCCGGGTTGATGCCAGCGGGCGCGTCAACACAGTGCTCGGCACCAACAGTATCGGCGACGGTCCCCCACCCCCCAACGTGGGTGACGACGTGAGTCCTCCGGGATGGCCGGGCCGGGAGTGCGACCTCAACCATCCCACCCAGGTACTCGAGAGACAGAACGGCAAGCTGCTCGTGGTGTGCTGGCACAACCACAAGCTGCGCGAGTGGGATCCGATCACGGGACGCGAAACGGTCCTCGTGGGCCGTGGCGCCGGCTGCACGGGCGACGGCGAGACCGTCTCCTCCCCCAACGTGCTGATGAGCCAGCCACCGCACGTGGTGGAAGCGCCCGACGGCTCCCTCTACATCAACGACCAGCGCAACCATTGCATCCGCAAGATCGACCCCTCGGGGGTGATGAGCACGGTTGTTTCCACGCCGCAGTGCGATCCGCAGGATCCAAACAACTTCTTCCCCGGCGGTTTCTCCGGTGACGGCGGCCCGCCGGCGCTGGCGCGCCTGCACCAGCCCAGCGGTCCCAACCCCAACCCGCCCGGCGGCGGCCTGACGCTGGACGATCAGGGACGCCTCTACGTAGCGGACACCATGAACCATCGCATCCGCCGCATCGATTTCAACGCCGATGTCATCAACACCGTGGTGGGCAATGGGACGGCGGCGTACGCGGGCGACGGCGGCGATCCCCTGCAGGCGTCGCTGAACGTTCCGCTCGACATCTGCTTCGGCCCCGACGGCCGCCTCTACATCGCCGACACGTACAACCACGCGGTGCGCGCCGTGGACTTCGACGCCAACGTCATCGTGACGGTTGCGGGCACCGGGGTGCGCGGCTTTTCCGGCGACGGGGGTCCCGCCACCAGCGCGAAACTGGCACTTCCCTACGGCGTGGCCTTCAACGCGGAGGGACACCTCTTCATCACCGACACCTACAACCATCGCATTCGTCGCGTGAAGATGCACGATTGAGGAGACGACATGAGCAGCACCCGTAGACTCCTTGGTTTTTGTCTGGCGGTCGGCGCCGCCCTGTCGTTGTCCTGCGGTTCCAGCGGCGATTCGCCGGTCGAACCCGCTGACACCACGCCCCAGCCGGGGCACGTCTACACCTGGGCCGGCAACGGCCAGGCCGGCTACGGTGCCGTGGGCAACGCGCCCACGAAAACGCGCCTCTACTGGCCGCAGGACGTGACCGTGGCGCCCGATGGGACCCCGTACGTGCTCGACTGGAACAACCACCGTGTGATCGCGCTGGTCAACGGAACCTTCAAGCTGATCGTGGGCGTGACCAACGGCGACTTCGGCGACCCGTGCGAGGGCTACACCGTGTGCGAGGATGTGGACGCGCTCAACGCCAAGCTCAACCATCCCACCAGCGTCGCCTTCGACCCGGCCACCGGCGAGATGATCCTCGCGGCGTGGCACAACTCGGAGATCTTCCGGCTCAATTTGTCGACGAATCTCATGGATCTGATCTGCGGCGACGGCAGCCGCGGCTACAACGGAGACGAGCAACCCGCGTCCCAGGCGATCACCGACCTTCCGGTCAGCGTGGCATTCGACGCCCAGGGCCGGCTGTGTTTCGCCGATCAGGCCAACATGTGTGTGCGCCAGATCGACGAGAATGGCGTCGTCCACACCATCGCCGGAACACCACCGATTCTCGGCGGCCCCAGCCCCATCCGCCAGCCCGGATTCGAGGGCGACGGCGGCCCGGCGACCTCGGCCAAGCTGTTCTTCGAGGCGGGCCAAGTTGCCGACCCGAGCGGGCGCATCTGCTTCGACGGCACCGGCAACATGTTCATCGCCGACAGCCAAAACCACTGCATCCGCGTGGTGGATACCAACGGCATCATCAACCGTTTTGCGGGCAGCGGCCCCAGCGCCCCGGGCTACGCCGGCGATGGCGGCGACGCCCTGCTGGCCCAGCTGCGTGAACCGCGCGACATCGCCATCGACGCCGACGGCAATCTTTACATCGCCGATACCGGCAACCACGTGATCCGCAGGGTGGACCCGTCGGGCATCATCACTACGGTGGTGGGAACCTATCGTGCCGGCGGTGCATCGGTGGCCCCGATCACACCCGACCAGGTGAGCGCCGAGAACGGCAAGTCCGCGCGCAACGTCACCCTCACGGGTCCGTACGGGGTCGAAATCGATTCCAGGGGACGCCTGCTGATTTCCGACACCGGCAACCACGTGATCCGCATCTACTATCCGAACTGACGCGCACCGCGCGTTACGCAAACGAAAAAGCGCTCTCTCCCCGACGGGAGAGAGCGCTTTCGTTTTTCCTCGTCCCGCCGTGCGGGCACGCTACTTGAGCAGGATCATCTTGCGCGTGCGCGTTTCGTCGAGCGCGGCCAGCCGGTAGAAGTACACGCCGGCCGACACCGCCTCACCACGCCCATCGCGGCCGTCCCAGGTGACGCCGTGCTCGCCGGCCGCGTAGTCCTGGTCGGCGAGTGTGCGCACCAGGCGTCCCGCCACGTCGTAGACGCGCAGGCTCACGCGCGAGGCAACCGGCACCGCGAAACGGATGCTGGTGGACGGGTTGAACGGGTTCGGCTGATTCTGGCCCAGCCACAGCGACGGCTGCACCGCATCCACCCGCACCGGCTCGGATCGCGCCTCGGTGCCGTTCTCGCGGCGAACGATGAGCGTGTAGTCGTAGCTGCGATCCGGCGCCGCGGCCGCATCCAGCAGTTCACCGCTCTGCGACGCGGACACGCCCACCACGACCTCATCGCCCGCACCCGCGCCACGTCGTACCACGCGCGACTCCACCCACGGCCCGTAGGCGGTGAACGCCCAGTCCAGGTTCACGCCGCCGTCCATGCGCCGCGCGTTCAGCCGCTCGAAGGTGATGGTGTTCTTGCCGGGCTTGGTCCACTGCGCCACGTAAGGGATCTCCTTGCCACCCACCTGGGTGAAGTTGCCCCCCACCCACAGCACGCCATCGTGCAGCAGCGCCACCTTGGTCTGGTCGTTGGCGCCGCAGCCCAGAGAACGCCACGCGCTTCCATCCCAGGTGGTGATGAACCCGACCGGCTGGCCACCCGCATGGGTGAACGTCCCGGTGACGTAGAGCTGGTCGATGTCGATCTCGATGCAGCGCACGTGCGACAGGTCGGGACCGCCCAGTCCCTCGCCCAGCGCGCTCCAGTTGCGCCCATCCCACACCGCGATGCGGTTGGCGGGCTTGCCACCCGCGCGGGTGAAGGCGCCGCCCACGTAGAGCTTGCCGTCGTGCTCTACGATGGTGGTCACCAGATTGTCCACACCGCTGCCCAGCCCCTGCCACGTGGTGCCGTCCCAGCGCGCGATGTAGCTCACCGGAACGCCGCCCGCGCTGTCGAAGAATCCACCCACGTACACACCGTGGTCCGTGGCGAGAATTGCGAGTGCGCGCGCGCGCGCGCCCAGGCTGCCGCCTACATCGTGCCACTCGCTCCCGTCCCAGCGCGCGATGCCCTGCGCGTGCACCGCGCCGGCGGAGGTGAACTCTCCCACGCAGTACACGTCGCCGTTGGGCGCCACGCTGATGCCGCGCACGGCGCGATCGGTGCCGTCACCGAGCGGAAGCCAGGTTTCGGTGGGTTCGTCGAAGCGCGCAATGTTCCCCCAGCGCGGATAGCTGCTCGCACCCCAGGGTCCCAGCTGGTCGAACATGCCGCCGGCGTAAATGGTTCCGGGCACCTTCCTGATGACATGCACCAACCCCATGTTGTCCGTGCCGACACCCGTCGACAGCGGGTGCCAGGTGGTGCCGTCCCATCGCACGATGCGCAGCACGGTGACATCCGAAACGGCGTTGAACAGGCCGCCCAGCAGGAGCCCGTCCTGGTAGGGGACGATGGCGTCGGTGTATTCGTTGGGAGCGCCGGCCGACTTGAAGGGATCGACCCAGTAGACGTCGTCGGGGTGGGGCTGCGCGAAGGAGGCACCGGCGGCAGCGATCAGGATGATCGAAAAGAAAACGGCGACGTGTGGGCGAGGCGGCATTGCGTCCCTCCTCCGCAAACATCGTTCCCGCCCGCCGGTCGCCGGGCAGGAATAACCAGCTGAAATCGCACCAAGGCATGTG contains:
- a CDS encoding T9SS type A sorting domain-containing protein, with amino-acid sequence MPPRPHVAVFFSIILIAAAGASFAQPHPDDVYWVDPFKSAGAPNEYTDAIVPYQDGLLLGGLFNAVSDVTVLRIVRWDGTTWHPLSTGVGTDNMGLVHVIRKVPGTIYAGGMFDQLGPWGASSYPRWGNIARFDEPTETWLPLGDGTDRAVRGISVAPNGDVYCVGEFTSAGAVHAQGIARWDGSEWHDVGGSLGARARALAILATDHGVYVGGFFDSAGGVPVSYIARWDGTTWQGLGSGVDNLVTTIVEHDGKLYVGGAFTRAGGKPANRIAVWDGRNWSALGEGLGGPDLSHVRCIEIDIDQLYVTGTFTHAGGQPVGFITTWDGSAWRSLGCGANDQTKVALLHDGVLWVGGNFTQVGGKEIPYVAQWTKPGKNTITFERLNARRMDGGVNLDWAFTAYGPWVESRVVRRGAGAGDEVVVGVSASQSGELLDAAAAPDRSYDYTLIVRRENGTEARSEPVRVDAVQPSLWLGQNQPNPFNPSTSIRFAVPVASRVSLRVYDVAGRLVRTLADQDYAAGEHGVTWDGRDGRGEAVSAGVYFYRLAALDETRTRKMILLK
- the mdh gene encoding malate dehydrogenase — translated: MARRKIALIGGGQIGGTLALLCAQRELGDIVIFDVVEGMPQGKALDLMESRPVDGYDVNLTGTNDYKDINGADVVIVTAGFPRKPGMSRDDLLNRNLEVMKTVSTNVREHCPKAFVIVISNPLDIMVYTMKKITGFPRSHVVGMAGVLDSARFRTFVAMELGVSVEDVTAFVLGGHGDEMVPLPRYCTVAGIPLPVLMKKDVIDRIVKRTRFAGGEIVELLKTGSAFYSPAAAAVAMAESYLKDKKRVLACAAHLEGEYGVDGLYVGVPVVIGAGGVERVIEIPLEPEERRLLDVSVEHVGALVKEIKL
- a CDS encoding plastocyanin/azurin family copper-binding protein, with the translated sequence MKHSIRFLAAVSASVLLGAALVSCGDDDPAAPPADGPFTGTIRVLDNRFSPANVTIAVGDSVTWRWDGSNAHSVEEGTSLTNPTPLFDSGNKTSGTFGYRFTTAGTYPYFCRPHFAAGMTGVVTVQ